From a single Clostridium isatidis genomic region:
- the spoIVB gene encoding SpoIVB peptidase — MRKSKVKIVYIASTLILILSIITFLSLSKIPETIYVSNSIETSSMDISSNFLIKNCEVNKDKIEIKLLGLIPLKSVKLSKVDDLELYPGGNTVGIKLSTKGVLVVGYSDINCERGQVESPAKRSGIQLGDVITKINGEEIENSKDLLRKINELKDSKISLQYLRNDVTQSKEINLEKEEDGYRLGLWVRDSTAGIGTLTFYHKESKTFGALGHPITDGDTNEPFIIKDGNLLDSSVISVKKGEKGMPGELKGLFLNEKVGIATINKNTEAGIFGVANKNIINKISDKPLKIAFRNEIKEGKAQIITTVDESGPKYYDIEIIKLLPQDEPGPKSMLIKVTDEELLEKTGGIVQGMSGSPIIQDNKIIGAVTHVLINKPDVGYGIYIEWMLKDAGIIN, encoded by the coding sequence ATGAGAAAATCTAAGGTTAAAATTGTATATATAGCTAGCACTCTGATATTGATCCTAAGTATAATTACCTTCCTGAGTTTAAGTAAAATACCTGAAACTATATATGTTTCTAATTCAATTGAAACATCAAGCATGGATATATCTTCTAACTTTTTAATTAAAAATTGTGAGGTAAATAAAGATAAAATTGAAATAAAATTATTAGGTCTTATACCATTAAAATCAGTAAAGCTATCTAAAGTAGATGATTTAGAACTTTATCCAGGTGGAAATACTGTAGGAATAAAGTTATCAACAAAAGGAGTTCTCGTTGTTGGATATTCAGATATAAATTGTGAAAGAGGTCAAGTAGAAAGCCCAGCAAAAAGATCAGGTATTCAGCTTGGAGATGTAATAACTAAGATTAATGGAGAAGAAATTGAGAATTCGAAAGATCTTTTAAGAAAAATAAATGAACTAAAGGATTCAAAAATAAGCCTACAATATTTAAGAAATGATGTTACACAAAGCAAAGAAATAAATTTAGAAAAAGAAGAGGATGGTTATAGACTTGGGTTATGGGTAAGGGATTCAACCGCAGGAATTGGGACATTAACCTTTTATCATAAGGAAAGCAAAACCTTTGGAGCATTAGGACACCCAATCACAGACGGAGATACAAATGAACCTTTTATTATTAAGGATGGAAATTTATTGGATTCTTCAGTTATTAGTGTAAAAAAAGGTGAAAAAGGAATGCCAGGAGAGTTAAAAGGTTTGTTTCTTAATGAAAAAGTTGGAATTGCCACTATAAATAAGAATACTGAAGCTGGAATTTTTGGAGTTGCTAATAAAAATATTATTAATAAAATTTCTGATAAACCTTTAAAGATTGCATTTAGAAATGAGATAAAAGAAGGAAAAGCTCAGATAATTACAACGGTAGATGAAAGTGGTCCAAAATATTATGATATTGAAATTATTAAGTTATTACCTCAAGATGAGCCAGGTCCTAAAAGTATGTTAATTAAAGTTACTGATGAGGAGCTTCTTGAAAAAACAGGTGGAATAGTTCAAGGGATGAGCGGAAGTCCTATTATACAAGACAATAAAATAATTGGAGCAGTAACGCATGTATTAATAAATAAGCCTGATGTAGGTTATGGAATATATATAGAATGGATGTTAAAAGATGCAGGAATAATAAATTAA